The Thalassotalea sediminis genome includes the window ATCACCTGTGCAGAAAACGGCGTTATCGCGTTAGAAATACTCGCAAAACAATCCTTCGATATTGTATTAATGGATATTCAAATGCCTGAAATGGATGGTTTAACGGCAACAATGGAAATAAGAAATACCCTAAAAATACATGACCTTCCGATTATTGCGATGACGGCACACGCGATGGAAGGAGATGTAGAGAAAAGTGTTATCGCCGGTATGAATCATCATTTAACTAAACCAATTGAACCTGAAATACTATATGAGGCGCTATGTAAGTACTTGCTTACTAATCGCTTGATTACAGAACCAATTGATATTAATAGTGATCCTGACGCTAAAAAAATCACACAGGAGCTTGTTCAATTACAAACGTTGAGAGACCACACCTCGCTCAATGTCGATTCCGCTTTAGACAAAGTGCAAGGAAAGCAAACGTTATACTTACAACTCGTTCATGATTTTTGGCATAAATATCAATCGTTGTCTGATGTTCTTTATGCACTCTATCGCGAAGATGCAAAAGAAGAGCTTTATCGTGCTGCGCACTCTCTTAAATCAACTGCACAGTATATTGGCGCGTTTGAATTGTCTAATTCTGCTTTGTCACTTGAGGCTGAAGTGAAAGAGCAAGGTTCACATGTTGATTTGAAGCTTAATGAAGTAACGACGCAGCTTGATTTTTTGATCGCCCAACTTAACCGAATTTATCACTATAAAGAAGAGACGCTTGGCGATGAAATCATTGATAAAAAAGAAGCGATGGCACTGACGTCAAAACTTATACCTTTGGTAAGTGCTGCGGATATTATGGCTGAAGATACTTCTCAACAATTGCTAACTTTGGCAAACAATACTACTGTTTATCAAGAGGTAAAAACATTTCATCACTTAATCGCTGATTTTGAATTCCAACAAGCACTGCCTCTTATTGAAGCGTTTGAGTTTTCGTTAAGTCAAAATGAGGGATAATGCCTTATGGGGGAGCAGGATTCCTATACAAATAGGCGAGCATCGGATAAACAATTTACGCTACTATGTATTGATGATGAAAGTGCAAACTTAAAAATACTCGCCTCGATTTTTAAAGATACCTATAAAGTGGTGGTCTGCAAACAACCAAAGAAAGCAATGAGTATGATCGAAGACATCATGCCTGACTTGATATTGCTTGATGTGGTTATGCCTGAGCTTAATGGTTTTGAATTATATGAACAATTAAAACAACAACCTATACTGAATAATATTCCGGTTATCTTTATAACGGGGTTGCAAAGTGCTGCCGATGAAGAAAAAGGTCTCGTCTTAGGGGCGTGTGATTACATTCAAAAGCCGTTCAATTATGGCATAGTTCGTGTTCGTGTTAATACGCATATGGAAATTATACGCCAGCGCAAGTTACTAGAATCGCTAGCAAATATTGATAGCTTGACCGAGCTTCCCAATCGACGAAAGTGGCAGGAAGATAGCGCTAATCAGTGGAACTTTGCTAAAGCGAACTGTAAAAAAATGGTATTAGGTATTGTCGATATCGATTTTTTTAAAAAATACAATGATGCTTATGGTCATCAACAAGGCGATATTGTGTTGCGTAAGGTGGCTAATGCGATCCGTCGAGTCTTGTTTGATCATGGTGGTGCAATTTACCGATGTGGTGGAGAAGAGTTCTACTTTTATATTCCTATTGAAAAAAATATGGACGCAGAAACGATTTTAGCACAATGCTTGGAGTCGGTATCTGCGCTCGAAATACAACATCAAGCTTCTATTACATCATCAATTTTGACTGCCAGTAT containing:
- a CDS encoding GGDEF domain-containing response regulator; translation: MGEQDSYTNRRASDKQFTLLCIDDESANLKILASIFKDTYKVVVCKQPKKAMSMIEDIMPDLILLDVVMPELNGFELYEQLKQQPILNNIPVIFITGLQSAADEEKGLVLGACDYIQKPFNYGIVRVRVNTHMEIIRQRKLLESLANIDSLTELPNRRKWQEDSANQWNFAKANCKKMVLGIVDIDFFKKYNDAYGHQQGDIVLRKVANAIRRVLFDHGGAIYRCGGEEFYFYIPIEKNMDAETILAQCLESVSALEIQHQASITSSILTASIGAVEILANEDYSVEQLLSIADEQLYQVKNTTRNAVHYIRIPA